From the Theobroma cacao cultivar B97-61/B2 chromosome 2, Criollo_cocoa_genome_V2, whole genome shotgun sequence genome, one window contains:
- the LOC18609180 gene encoding probable protein phosphatase 2C 15, whose amino-acid sequence MASGEGRRHRHDLVPLAALISREMKNEKMEKPTVRYGHAAQSRKGEDYFLIKTDCQRVPGNPSSTFSVFAIFDGHNGNAAAIFTREHLLSHVLSAVPRGLGREEWLQALPRALVAGFVKTDKEFQSRGETSGTTATFVIVDAWTVTVASVGDSRCILDTQGGAISTLTVDHRLEENVEERERVTASGGEVGRLSIVGGAEIGPLRCWPGGLCLSRSIGDMDVGEFIVPIPYVKQVKLSNAGGRLIIASDGIWDALSSEMAAKSCRGLPAELAARQVVKEALRTRGLKDDTTCIVVDIIPPDNSIQPLPPPKKQNKLRALLFRKRSRDSANKLSKKLSAVGIVEELFEEGSAMLAERLGNDDSAGQTTSGLFTCAVCQVDLAPSEGISVHAGSIFSTSSKPWQGPFLCADCRNKKDAMEGKRPSGVKVA is encoded by the exons ATGGCCTCTGGAGAAGGGAGGCGTCATCGTCATGATCTTGTGCCTCTTGCTGCTTTGATCAGCAGAGAGATGAAGAACGAGAAGATGGAGAAGCCGACTGTGAGATATGGGCATGCGGCTCAGTCTAGGAAAGGAGAAGATTATTTCTTGATTAAAACCGATTGTCAGCGAGTACCTGGGAATCCTTCATCAACCTTCTCTGTTTTTGCG ATCTTTGATGGGCACAATGGTAATGCTGCAGCAATTTTTACAAGGGAGCACCTTTTGAGTCATGTATTGAGTGCTGTTCCCCGTGGCCTTGGGCGGGAAGAGTGGCTTCAGGCTTTACCTCGGGCATTAGTTGCTGGATTTGTAAAGACAGACAAGGAGTTTCAGAGTAGAG GGGAAACATCGGGTACTACTGCCAcatttgtaatagttgatgcaTGGACAGTGACTGTTGCTTCTGTTGGGGATTCTCGTTGTATTTTAGATACTCAGGGTGGTGCAATCTCCACCTTAACTGTTGATCACAGACTTGAAGAGAATGTGGAAGA GAGGGAACGTGTGACCGCTAGCGGGGGTGAAGTTGGGAGGCTCAGCATTGTTGGTGGTGCTGAG ATTGGTCCTCTCCGTTGTTGGCCAGGAGGTTTATGCCTGTCTAGGTCAATAGGAGACATGGATGTTGGAGAGTTTATAGTTCCCATACCATATGTAAAGCAAGTGAAG CTGTCAAATGCTGGTGGGAGGCTTATAATTGCTTCCGATGGCATTTGGGATGCCCTATCATCAGAAATGGCTGCAAAATCTTGCCGAGGATTGCCAGCTGAACTTGCTGCTAGACAAGTTGTTAAG GAAGCATTAAGGACACGAGGTTTAAAGGATGACACAACTTGCATTGTCGTTGACATAATTCCTCCTGACAATTCCATACAGCCTTTGCCCCCTCCCAAAAAGCAGAATAAACTGAGAGCATTATTATTCAGGAAGAGGTCTCGTGATTCTGCGAATAAACTATCAAAGAAGCTTTCAGCTGTTGGTATAGTGGAAGAACTGTTTGAAGAAGGCTCAGCAATGCTTGCTGAAAG ACTAGGAAACGATGACTCTGCAGGGCAAACGACATCTGGTCTTTTCACATGTGCTGTATGCCAAGTTGACCTTGCTCCAAGTGAGGGCATCTCAGTTCATGCTGGTTCCATATTCTCCACCAGCTCAAAGCCCTGGCAAGGGCCCTTCCTTTGTGCTGATTGCCGCAATAAAAAGGATGCCATGGAAGGAAAACGCCCAAGTGGAGTTAAAGTGGCgtaa